In one window of Theropithecus gelada isolate Dixy unplaced genomic scaffold, Tgel_1.0 HiC_scaffold_15987, whole genome shotgun sequence DNA:
- the LOC112617265 gene encoding mortality factor 4-like protein 2: MSSRKQGSQPRGQQSAEEENFKKPTRSNMQRSKMRGASSGKKTAGPQQKNLEPALPGRWGGRSAENPPSGSVRKTRKNKQKTPGNGDGGSTSEAPQPPRKKRARADPTVESEEAFKNRMEVKVKIPEELKPWLVEEWDLVTRQKQLFQLPAKKNVEAILEEYANCKKSQGSVDNKEYAVNEVVAGIEEYFNVMLGTQLLYKFERPQYAEILLAHPDAPMSQVYGAPHLLRLFVRIGAMLAYTPLDEKSLALLLGYLHDFLKYLAKNSASLFTASDYKVASAEYHRKAL, translated from the coding sequence ATGAGTTCCAGAAAGCAGGGTTCTCAACCTCGTGGACAGCAATCTGCAGAAGAAGAGAACTTCAAAAAACCAACTAGAAGCAACATGCAGAGAAGTAAGATGAGAGGGGCCTCCTCGGGAAAGAAGACAGCTGGTCCACAGCAGAAAAATCTTGAACCAGCTCTCCCAGGAAGATGGGGGGGTCGCTCTGCAGAGAATCCCCCTTCAGGATCCGTGAGGAAGACCAGAAAGAACAAACAGAAGACTCCTGGAAACGGAGATGGTGGCAGTACCAGCGAAGCACCTCAGCCCCCTCGGAAGAAAAGGGCCCGGGCAGACCCCACTGTTGAAAGTGAGGAGGCGTTTAAGAATAGAATGGAGGTTAAAGTGAAGATTCCTGAAGAATTAAAACCATGGCTTGTTGAGGAGTGGGACTTAGTTACCAGGCAGAAGCAGCTGTTTCAACTCCCTGCTAAGAAAAATGTAGAGGCAATTCTGGAGGAGTATGCAAATTGCAAGAAGTCGCAGGGAAGTGTTGATAATAAGGAATATGCGGTTAACGAAGTTGTGGCAGGAATAGAAGAATATTTCAATGTGATGTTGGGCACTCAGCTGCTCTACAAATTTGAGAGGCCCCAGTATGCTGAAATCCTCTTGGCTCACCCTGATGCTCCAATGTCTCAGGTTTATGGAGCACCACACCTACTGAGATTATTTGTAAGAATTGGAGCAATGTTGGCCTATACGCCCCTTGATGAGAAAAGCCTTGCATTATTGTTGGGCTATTTGCATGATTTCCTAAAATATCTGGCAAAGAATTCTGCATCTCTCTTTACTGCCAGTGATTACAAAGTGGCTTCTGCTGAGTACCACCGCAAAGCCCTGTGA